In Acidovorax sp. GBBC 1281, a single window of DNA contains:
- a CDS encoding CaiB/BaiF CoA transferase family protein, with translation MTDNTHSTSRTGPLAGVRILDLTSVIMGPFATQILAQLGAEVIKVETPDGDNMRHVGPMRHPGMGHIFLHANAGKRSIALDLKHPEGREAALRLAERCDVLISNVRPQALARLGLDPASVAARNPRLIHVSCCGFDQEGPDAARPAYDDLIQGATGIPWLMQRYGAPEPAYAPTTLSDRVTGLHAVYAVTAALYAREKTGQGQAIVVPMFEAMAQFILGDHMAGLTFEPPQGEAGYARLLTTHRKPYATADGMLCVLIYNDKHWRSFFAAIGEIGEAQGLAQDPRFATHGARAANIDTVYAEVARILRTRTTAQWQALLDAADVPHMPMNSPADLLTNPQLRATGFLHDSVHPTEGPMHAMAHPTRWSATPPPRTLSPAPQLGEHTRALLAEAGYTPTQIDGLLAQNACHAATGEPA, from the coding sequence ATGACCGACAACACGCATAGCACTTCACGCACCGGCCCCCTGGCGGGCGTGCGGATCCTGGACCTGACCTCGGTCATCATGGGCCCGTTCGCCACGCAGATCCTCGCCCAGCTGGGCGCGGAGGTCATCAAGGTGGAGACGCCCGACGGCGACAACATGCGCCATGTGGGCCCCATGCGCCACCCCGGCATGGGCCACATCTTCCTGCATGCCAACGCGGGCAAGCGCAGCATCGCGCTGGACCTCAAGCACCCGGAGGGCCGCGAGGCCGCGCTGCGGCTGGCCGAGCGCTGCGACGTGCTCATCAGCAACGTGCGCCCGCAGGCCCTGGCGCGGCTGGGCCTGGACCCGGCCAGCGTGGCCGCGCGCAACCCGCGCCTCATCCACGTGAGCTGCTGCGGCTTCGACCAGGAAGGCCCCGACGCGGCCCGCCCCGCCTACGACGACCTGATCCAGGGCGCCACCGGCATCCCGTGGCTCATGCAGCGCTACGGCGCGCCCGAGCCGGCCTATGCGCCGACCACGCTGTCGGACCGCGTGACCGGGCTGCATGCGGTGTACGCGGTGACGGCGGCGCTCTATGCCCGCGAAAAGACGGGCCAGGGCCAGGCCATCGTCGTGCCCATGTTCGAGGCCATGGCGCAATTCATCCTGGGCGACCACATGGCGGGCCTGACCTTCGAGCCGCCGCAGGGCGAGGCCGGCTACGCCCGGCTGCTGACCACGCACCGCAAGCCCTATGCAACCGCCGACGGCATGCTCTGCGTGCTGATCTACAACGACAAGCACTGGCGCAGCTTCTTCGCAGCCATCGGCGAGATCGGCGAAGCGCAGGGCCTGGCGCAGGACCCGCGCTTTGCCACGCACGGCGCCCGCGCGGCGAACATCGATACCGTCTATGCCGAGGTGGCGCGCATCCTGCGCACCCGCACCACGGCCCAGTGGCAGGCGCTGCTGGATGCCGCCGACGTGCCGCACATGCCGATGAACTCGCCGGCCGACCTGCTCACCAACCCGCAGTTGCGCGCCACGGGCTTCCTGCACGACAGCGTGCACCCCACCGAGGGGCCCATGCACGCCATGGCCCATCCCACGCGCTGGTCGGCCACTCCGCCGCCCCGCACCCTGTCGCCCGCGCCGCAACTGGGCGAACACACCCGCGCCCTGCTGGCCGAGGCCGGCTACACCCCCACCCAGATCGACGGCCTGCTCGCGCAAAACGCCTGCCACGCCGCCACCGGAGAACCCGCATGA
- a CDS encoding cupin domain-containing protein, translating to MTLATTTTTTTAPRYRVRAAQVPSYQPANHHHTHNQRLIGPETVGAQQMEVLLGTLHKGGGALPHAHPGIEQSCYLLEGTARAEVAGEAFDMVPGDMCFFPADQMHVLTVTSDTPVKLLVIYSPPYGESPDKVIRPAP from the coding sequence ATGACCCTCGCCACCACCACCACCACCACCACCGCGCCCCGGTACCGCGTGCGCGCCGCCCAGGTGCCCAGCTACCAGCCCGCCAACCACCACCACACGCACAACCAGCGCCTGATCGGCCCCGAGACGGTGGGCGCGCAGCAGATGGAGGTGCTGCTGGGCACGCTGCACAAGGGCGGCGGCGCCCTGCCCCACGCCCATCCGGGCATCGAGCAGTCGTGCTATCTGCTCGAAGGCACGGCCCGCGCCGAAGTGGCGGGCGAAGCCTTCGACATGGTGCCGGGCGACATGTGCTTCTTTCCGGCCGACCAGATGCATGTCTTAACCGTGACCAGCGACACCCCCGTGAAGCTGCTGGTGATCTACAGCCCGCCCTACGGCGAGTCGCCTGACAAGGTGATCCGGCCCGCCCCATGA
- a CDS encoding acyl-CoA dehydrogenase family protein produces the protein MNFDLSPEHAQIRDAIERVCAPFDADYWLRRDREGGFPEDFHRALADAGWLGIAMPEAYGGAGLGIREAALMMHTISATGAGLSGASAVHMNIFGLHPVVVFGTEAQKARWLPPLIAGREKACFGVTEPNTGLNTLQLKTRALREGDHYVVHGQKVWISTAQVANKILLLARTTPVEQCRGTEGLSLFYTDLDRSTVEVREIDKLGRKCVDSNQVFIDGLRIPVEDRVGEEGQGFQYILHGLNPERILIASEAVGLGRAALARAAGYAREREVFGRPIGQNQGIQHPLALSWMELEAAHLMVQKAAWLYDQHLPCAAEANAAKYLAAEAGYHACERAIFTHGGMGYAKEYHVERYLRESWIPRLAPVSPQLILCFIAEKVLGLPKSY, from the coding sequence ATGAACTTCGACCTCTCTCCCGAACACGCCCAGATCCGGGACGCGATCGAGCGGGTGTGCGCCCCGTTCGATGCCGACTACTGGCTGCGCCGCGACCGCGAAGGCGGCTTTCCGGAGGACTTCCACCGCGCGCTGGCCGACGCCGGCTGGCTGGGCATCGCCATGCCCGAGGCCTACGGCGGCGCCGGCCTGGGGATCCGCGAGGCCGCGCTGATGATGCACACGATCTCGGCCACCGGCGCGGGGCTGTCCGGCGCCTCGGCGGTGCACATGAACATCTTCGGCCTGCACCCGGTGGTGGTGTTCGGCACCGAAGCGCAGAAGGCGCGCTGGCTGCCGCCGCTGATCGCGGGCCGCGAGAAGGCCTGCTTCGGCGTCACCGAACCCAACACCGGGCTGAACACGCTCCAGCTCAAGACCCGCGCGTTGCGGGAGGGCGACCATTACGTGGTGCACGGCCAGAAGGTCTGGATCAGCACCGCGCAGGTGGCCAACAAGATCCTGCTGCTGGCGCGCACCACGCCGGTGGAGCAATGCCGCGGCACCGAGGGCCTGAGCCTGTTCTACACCGACCTGGACCGCAGCACCGTCGAGGTGCGCGAGATCGACAAGCTGGGGCGCAAATGCGTGGATTCGAACCAGGTGTTCATCGACGGCCTGCGCATTCCGGTGGAAGACCGCGTGGGCGAGGAAGGCCAGGGCTTCCAGTACATCCTGCACGGCCTGAACCCCGAGCGCATCCTGATCGCCAGCGAGGCCGTGGGCCTGGGCCGCGCGGCGCTGGCGCGCGCCGCAGGCTATGCCAGGGAGCGCGAGGTGTTCGGCCGCCCCATCGGCCAGAACCAGGGCATCCAGCACCCGCTGGCCCTGTCGTGGATGGAGCTGGAGGCCGCGCACCTCATGGTGCAGAAAGCCGCATGGCTGTACGACCAGCACCTGCCGTGCGCGGCAGAGGCCAACGCCGCCAAGTACCTGGCGGCCGAGGCCGGCTACCACGCCTGCGAGCGCGCCATCTTCACCCACGGCGGCATGGGCTACGCCAAGGAATACCACGTGGAGCGCTACCTGCGCGAGTCGTGGATACCACGCCTGGCGCCGGTGAGCCCGCAGCTCATCCTGTGCTTCATCGCCGAGAAGGTGCTGGGCCTGCCGAAATCCTATTGA
- a CDS encoding LysR substrate-binding domain-containing protein — protein sequence MKLHLLRYFAVLAEELHFGRAAERLAITQPPLSSGIKALEDELGVRLFERTSKQVALTPAGHAYLAEVRVALDRVARAGETARAVAAGQRGRLDIGFTGSMVYRDMPAIVRAFGERAPGIEVNLREMSSGEQLEALLHRQLHAGFINASVVPAPLRSLPLAEDHFVACLPQDHTLAGQAEVDLRSLADETFVMFARDVAPANHDNVIALFHRAGIHPHTRHATRQWLTVVALVAMRMGVALVPASMAQAAVQGVRFVPIAHLEHPTVGVLAWHGDALTPVLQTFLDVAGHGKG from the coding sequence ATGAAACTGCACCTCCTGCGCTACTTCGCCGTGCTGGCCGAGGAACTGCACTTCGGCCGGGCCGCCGAGCGGCTGGCCATCACGCAGCCGCCGCTCAGCTCGGGCATCAAGGCGCTGGAGGATGAACTGGGCGTGCGGCTGTTCGAGCGCACCAGCAAGCAGGTGGCGCTCACGCCCGCCGGCCACGCCTACCTCGCCGAAGTGCGCGTGGCGCTCGACCGTGTGGCCCGCGCCGGCGAGACGGCCCGCGCCGTGGCCGCGGGGCAGCGCGGCCGGCTGGACATCGGCTTCACCGGCTCCATGGTGTACCGCGACATGCCCGCCATCGTGCGCGCCTTCGGCGAGCGCGCGCCGGGCATCGAGGTCAACCTGCGCGAGATGTCCTCGGGCGAGCAGCTCGAAGCCCTGCTGCACCGGCAGTTGCATGCCGGCTTCATCAATGCCAGCGTCGTGCCCGCGCCCCTGCGCAGCCTGCCGCTGGCCGAGGACCATTTCGTGGCCTGCCTGCCGCAGGACCACACCCTGGCGGGCCAGGCGGAAGTCGACCTGCGAAGCCTCGCCGACGAGACCTTCGTGATGTTCGCGCGCGACGTGGCGCCGGCCAACCACGACAACGTCATCGCCCTCTTCCACCGTGCCGGCATCCACCCCCACACGCGCCATGCCACCCGGCAGTGGCTCACCGTGGTGGCACTGGTGGCCATGCGCATGGGCGTGGCCCTGGTGCCGGCCTCGATGGCGCAAGCGGCCGTCCAGGGCGTGCGGTTCGTGCCGATTGCCCACCTGGAGCATCCGACCGTCGGGGTCCTGGCGTGGCATGGCGACGCGTTGACCCCGGTGCTGCAGACTTTCCTCGACGTGGCCGGGCACGGCAAGGGTTGA
- a CDS encoding homocysteine S-methyltransferase family protein, translating to MTPLHYTRARQLPDILARRIAILDGAMGTMIQRFKLGEAQYRGEGYSGPDGAGDRFKDFPRDVKGNNELLSLTRPDVIRDIHERYLAAGADLIETNTFGATTIAQEDYKMADLAREMNLKSAQLARAACDKYATPDKPRFVAGALGPTPKTASISPDVNDPGARNVDFEQLRAAYYEQTEALVEGGSDVLLVETIFDTLNAKAALFAIDEFFEKSGERLPLIISGTVTDASGRILSGQTVTAFWHSVRHARPLAIGLNCALGATLMRPYIQELNRVAEDTFISCYPNAGLPNPMSDTGFDETPEVTSRLVHEFAAEGLVNIVGGCCGTTPDHIAAIGQAVAPVPARKLFYPEAA from the coding sequence ATGACTCCGCTCCACTACACCCGCGCCCGACAGCTACCCGACATCCTGGCCCGCCGCATCGCCATCCTCGACGGCGCCATGGGCACCATGATCCAGCGCTTCAAGCTGGGCGAGGCCCAGTACCGCGGCGAGGGCTACAGCGGCCCGGACGGCGCGGGCGACCGGTTCAAGGACTTTCCGCGTGACGTGAAGGGCAACAACGAGTTGCTGAGCCTCACACGCCCCGACGTGATCCGCGACATCCACGAGCGGTACCTGGCCGCCGGCGCCGACCTGATCGAGACCAACACCTTCGGCGCCACGACCATCGCGCAGGAGGACTACAAGATGGCCGATCTCGCGCGCGAAATGAACCTGAAATCAGCGCAGCTGGCCCGTGCCGCCTGCGACAAATACGCCACGCCCGACAAGCCCCGCTTCGTGGCCGGCGCCCTGGGCCCCACGCCCAAGACGGCCAGCATCAGCCCCGACGTGAACGACCCGGGCGCACGCAACGTCGATTTCGAGCAGTTGCGCGCGGCCTACTACGAGCAGACCGAGGCCCTGGTCGAAGGCGGCTCCGACGTGCTGCTGGTCGAGACCATCTTCGACACGCTCAACGCCAAGGCGGCCCTCTTCGCCATCGACGAGTTCTTCGAGAAAAGCGGCGAGCGCCTGCCGCTCATCATCAGCGGCACGGTGACCGACGCCTCCGGCCGCATTCTCTCGGGCCAGACGGTGACGGCCTTCTGGCACAGCGTGCGCCACGCCCGCCCGCTGGCCATCGGCCTGAACTGCGCTTTGGGCGCCACCCTGATGCGCCCCTACATCCAGGAGCTGAACCGGGTGGCGGAAGACACCTTTATCAGCTGCTACCCCAATGCGGGCCTGCCCAACCCGATGAGCGACACGGGGTTCGACGAAACGCCCGAGGTGACCAGCCGGCTGGTGCATGAATTCGCCGCCGAAGGGCTGGTCAACATCGTGGGCGGCTGCTGCGGCACCACGCCGGACCACATCGCGGCCATCGGCCAGGCCGTGGCGCCCGTGCCGGCACGCAAGCTGTTCTACCCCGAAGCCGCCTGA